The Microlunatus antarcticus genome window below encodes:
- a CDS encoding cysteine desulfurase family protein → MRSYLDHAATTPMRAEAVAAVTAELTRTGNPSSAHGSGRAARRVVEDARELIAARLGAEPAEVLFTGGGTEADNLAVKGAYWARRDADRRDVLVSAVEHHAVGDAALWLAQTQGAHVTLLDVDATGRLDLDAYAAALGPRSAVVSVMWANNEVGTVQPVAEVAAAGRAVGAVVHSDAVQAVGHVPVDFAASGLDLLTLTAHKLGGPVGIGALIARRTTALAAVQHGGGQERDVRSGTLDVVGAAGFAAAVDVAVATLEAEATREVALREELYARIRIAVPDAVRHGAAAAERLGAGLPSVLSVGLPGAPGDAVVMLLDAAGVDASTGSACSAGVTAPSHVLTALGVPEAEARSVVRFSLGHTTTPADLERVSAVLPDVVARARAAAAYV, encoded by the coding sequence GTGCGGAGCTACCTGGACCACGCGGCGACCACGCCCATGCGGGCCGAGGCCGTGGCCGCGGTCACGGCGGAGCTGACCCGGACGGGCAACCCGTCCTCGGCGCACGGTTCCGGTCGCGCCGCGCGCCGCGTCGTGGAGGACGCACGTGAGCTGATCGCCGCACGGCTGGGCGCCGAGCCCGCCGAGGTCCTCTTCACCGGCGGCGGCACCGAGGCGGACAACCTGGCGGTCAAGGGCGCCTACTGGGCGCGCCGGGACGCGGACCGGCGCGACGTGCTGGTCAGCGCGGTCGAGCACCACGCGGTCGGGGACGCGGCGCTGTGGCTGGCCCAGACCCAGGGCGCGCACGTCACGCTCCTCGACGTCGACGCGACCGGCCGGCTCGACCTGGACGCGTACGCCGCGGCCCTCGGCCCCCGCAGCGCGGTCGTCTCCGTCATGTGGGCCAACAACGAGGTCGGCACGGTGCAGCCGGTCGCCGAGGTGGCCGCCGCCGGCCGTGCGGTCGGCGCCGTCGTGCACAGCGACGCGGTGCAGGCCGTCGGGCACGTCCCGGTCGACTTCGCCGCCAGCGGCCTCGACCTGCTCACCCTGACCGCGCACAAGCTCGGGGGACCGGTCGGGATCGGCGCGCTGATCGCCCGGCGGACGACCGCGCTGGCCGCGGTCCAGCACGGCGGCGGCCAGGAGCGTGACGTGCGCTCCGGGACGCTCGACGTCGTGGGCGCGGCCGGCTTCGCCGCGGCGGTCGACGTCGCCGTCGCCACCCTGGAGGCCGAGGCGACGCGCGAGGTCGCCCTGCGCGAGGAGCTGTACGCCCGGATCCGCATCGCGGTGCCCGATGCCGTCCGGCACGGTGCGGCCGCCGCCGAGCGGCTCGGTGCGGGTCTGCCGAGCGTGCTCAGCGTCGGTCTGCCCGGCGCTCCCGGCGACGCCGTGGTGATGCTGCTCGACGCGGCCGGCGTCGACGCCTCCACGGGGTCGGCCTGCTCGGCCGGCGTCACCGCCCCGAGCCACGTCCTCACCGCGCTGGGCGTGCCCGAGGCCGAGGCGCGCAGCGTCGTCCGGTTCTCCCTGGGCCACACGACCACGCCGGCCGACCTCGAGCGGGTCTCCGCCGTGCTGCCCGACGTCGTCGCGCGGGCGCGGGCGGCGGCCGCGTACGTCTGA
- a CDS encoding electron transfer flavoprotein subunit alpha/FixB family protein produces MPTVLVLATFADAVPSRATLELLTLARRVGDPVVVVLEEVSEAAAAVLAAHGVTRVLSVQDPAFDAYLVAPKSEALTQVVDAVGPALVLLTSSVEGKEVAGRLAVRLGASLVTDAVDLDADGTATKSVFAGGWTTRARGGRDVGVVTVKPNSVTPEPVEGWSPVAVEPVAVTLSDAARGARITARDPRAGSGRPGLTEATVVVSGGRGTGGDFAEVEALADALGGAVGASRAAVDAGWYPHAYQVGQTGTTVSPQLYVAAGISGAIQHRAGMQTSKAVVAINSDGEAPIFALADLGVVGDLHEVLDAVVAGLKADQA; encoded by the coding sequence ATGCCCACGGTCCTGGTCCTGGCCACGTTCGCCGACGCCGTCCCCAGCCGGGCCACGCTCGAGCTGCTGACGCTGGCCCGCCGCGTCGGCGACCCGGTCGTCGTCGTGCTCGAGGAGGTCTCCGAGGCGGCCGCCGCCGTCCTGGCCGCCCACGGCGTGACGCGGGTGCTGAGCGTGCAGGACCCGGCGTTCGACGCCTACCTCGTCGCGCCGAAGTCGGAGGCGCTGACCCAGGTCGTCGACGCGGTCGGGCCGGCCCTCGTGCTGCTCACGTCGAGCGTCGAGGGCAAGGAGGTCGCCGGCCGGCTCGCCGTACGGCTGGGCGCGAGCCTGGTGACCGACGCGGTCGACCTCGACGCCGACGGCACGGCGACGAAGTCCGTGTTCGCGGGCGGCTGGACGACCCGGGCCCGCGGCGGCCGCGACGTCGGCGTGGTCACGGTGAAGCCCAACTCGGTGACCCCCGAGCCGGTCGAGGGCTGGAGCCCGGTGGCGGTCGAGCCGGTCGCCGTCACCCTGTCCGACGCGGCCCGCGGCGCCCGGATCACCGCTCGTGACCCGCGGGCCGGCAGCGGTCGCCCGGGTCTGACCGAGGCCACCGTCGTGGTGTCCGGCGGGCGGGGGACCGGCGGGGACTTCGCCGAGGTCGAGGCCCTGGCCGACGCCCTCGGGGGCGCGGTCGGCGCCTCGCGCGCGGCGGTGGACGCGGGCTGGTACCCGCACGCCTACCAGGTCGGCCAGACCGGGACGACCGTCTCGCCGCAGCTCTACGTCGCCGCCGGCATCTCCGGTGCGATCCAGCACCGCGCCGGCATGCAGACGTCGAAGGCGGTCGTGGCGATCAACTCCGACGGCGAGGCGCCGATCTTCGCCCTCGCCGACCTCGGCGTGGTCGGCGACCTGCACGAGGTCCTCGACGCCGTCGTCGCCGGCCTGAAGGCCGACCAGGCCTGA
- a CDS encoding electron transfer flavoprotein subunit beta/FixA family protein — protein MKIVVCVKHVPDASADRVFADDLTVDREGTDGLLSELDEYAVEQALRLAEAGDDVEVVVLTVGPDDATAAIKRALQMGVGSGVHVLDDALHGTDVLGTSTVLAAAVTKAGADLVVCGMSSTDGAMGVLPAMLAERLGWPGATYAGRLEVADGHATIVREDDTARLTVEVDLPAVVSVTDQSGEARYPSMKGILAAKKKPVQTWDLDDLGLDPADVGLGAAWAHVVGAEPRPDRGAGQVVEDRDGSGAGAVLEFLAAGRYA, from the coding sequence GTGAAGATCGTGGTCTGCGTGAAGCATGTTCCCGACGCGAGCGCCGACCGGGTGTTCGCGGACGACCTGACGGTCGACCGCGAGGGCACCGACGGGCTCCTGTCCGAGCTCGACGAGTACGCGGTCGAGCAGGCCCTGCGCCTGGCCGAGGCCGGCGACGACGTCGAGGTGGTCGTGCTCACCGTCGGCCCCGACGACGCGACCGCGGCGATCAAGCGGGCCCTGCAGATGGGCGTGGGCTCCGGGGTCCACGTGCTCGACGACGCGCTGCACGGGACCGACGTGCTCGGCACCAGCACGGTGCTCGCGGCCGCCGTGACGAAGGCCGGCGCCGACCTCGTGGTCTGCGGCATGTCCTCCACCGACGGGGCCATGGGCGTGCTCCCGGCGATGCTCGCCGAGCGTCTCGGATGGCCCGGCGCCACGTACGCGGGCCGCCTCGAGGTCGCCGACGGGCACGCCACGATCGTCCGCGAGGACGACACCGCCCGGCTGACCGTCGAGGTCGACCTGCCCGCGGTGGTGAGCGTGACCGACCAGTCGGGCGAGGCGCGCTACCCGTCGATGAAGGGGATCCTCGCGGCGAAGAAGAAGCCGGTGCAGACCTGGGACCTCGACGACCTCGGGCTCGACCCCGCCGACGTCGGGCTGGGCGCCGCCTGGGCCCACGTGGTCGGCGCAGAGCCGCGTCCCGACCGCGGCGCCGGGCAGGTCGTGGAGGACCGTGACGGTTCCGGGGCGGGCGCCGTGCTCGAGTTCCTGGCCGCCGGCCGCTACGCCTGA
- a CDS encoding S53 family peptidase has protein sequence MHLRSRRARLLVAASTLLVPASLLATVQTANAAPASGLVALPSTLPRWLPTSQARIASKAAGVDEGKTLEVRVFLAPKGGADALSTAALAVSTPGSASYGQFLTADQFHASYAPTAAAEQTVRSYLTGQGLTVSGTAPFRRYVTAKGTIAQLDQAFHVSLRSFSHLDQKVVAPTSAAELPAQVAKAVLTVDGLDTTQVKMTRHAATEPPAGFRNAKPCSRYYGQVAASKQADFKTALPKFKDTTLSYAPCGYTGPQYRSAYEGDTSLTGAGTTVAITDAYRWQLIASDAEKYAAQHGDGSYAAGQLTENLPASYNSEDLCDPSGWSGEETLDVEAVHAMAPGAKIRYYASSSCLDDDFLDTLARVADEGVAQVVSNSWGDAGEVTSSDAVTAYETIFQQAALQGISVLFSSGDNGDELQNTGLKQADYPATEPFVTAVGGTATGIGADGQRVFDTGWGTRTYSLAKDAKSWTPGGYLYGAGGGVSSLFNQPSYQRGVVAKQLSGGRAVPDVAMDADPQTGMLVGQTQKFSDGTYYSEYRIGGTSLASPLLAGMTALAVQNNQGRGFGLLNPVIYKRGSLVDDVLPVKSPDWGVVRVNYNNSENADDGLSYIVRTFGQDASLPTSKGWDQVTGRGVPNTSFLKLTTPAPTAAAVAKR, from the coding sequence ATGCACCTCCGCTCGAGGCGAGCACGTCTGCTCGTCGCCGCGTCGACCCTGCTCGTCCCCGCCAGCCTGCTGGCGACCGTCCAGACCGCGAACGCCGCCCCGGCGTCCGGGCTGGTCGCCCTGCCCTCCACGCTGCCGCGCTGGCTGCCGACCAGCCAGGCCCGGATCGCCAGCAAGGCGGCCGGGGTCGACGAGGGCAAGACCCTCGAGGTCCGCGTCTTCCTCGCCCCGAAGGGCGGCGCCGACGCCCTGTCGACGGCGGCGCTGGCCGTCTCCACACCGGGCTCGGCCAGCTACGGCCAGTTCCTCACCGCCGACCAGTTCCACGCGAGCTACGCCCCGACCGCCGCGGCCGAGCAGACCGTGCGCTCGTACCTCACGGGCCAGGGCCTGACGGTGAGCGGGACGGCACCGTTCCGCCGCTACGTCACCGCGAAGGGCACGATCGCGCAGCTCGACCAGGCCTTCCACGTCTCGCTGCGCTCCTTCTCCCACCTCGACCAGAAGGTCGTCGCGCCGACGAGCGCCGCCGAGCTCCCCGCCCAGGTCGCGAAGGCGGTCCTCACCGTCGACGGGCTGGACACGACGCAGGTCAAGATGACCCGCCACGCGGCCACCGAGCCGCCGGCCGGCTTCCGCAACGCCAAGCCCTGCAGCCGGTACTACGGCCAGGTCGCGGCCTCGAAGCAGGCCGACTTCAAGACGGCGCTGCCGAAGTTCAAGGACACGACGCTCAGCTACGCGCCGTGCGGCTACACGGGCCCGCAGTACCGCAGCGCGTACGAGGGCGACACCAGCCTGACCGGCGCGGGCACGACCGTCGCGATCACCGACGCCTACCGCTGGCAGCTCATCGCCAGCGACGCCGAGAAGTACGCCGCGCAGCACGGCGACGGCAGCTACGCCGCCGGCCAGCTGACCGAGAACCTGCCGGCGAGCTACAACAGCGAGGACCTCTGCGACCCCTCCGGCTGGAGCGGCGAGGAGACCCTCGACGTCGAGGCCGTCCACGCCATGGCCCCGGGCGCGAAGATCCGCTACTACGCCTCGTCCAGCTGCCTGGACGACGACTTCCTCGACACCCTGGCGCGCGTCGCCGACGAGGGTGTCGCGCAGGTCGTCTCCAACTCGTGGGGCGACGCGGGCGAGGTCACCTCGTCCGACGCGGTCACCGCGTACGAGACGATCTTCCAGCAGGCCGCCCTCCAGGGCATCAGCGTGCTGTTCTCCTCCGGCGACAACGGCGACGAGCTCCAGAACACCGGGCTCAAGCAGGCCGACTACCCGGCCACCGAGCCGTTCGTGACCGCCGTCGGCGGCACCGCGACGGGCATCGGGGCCGACGGCCAGCGCGTCTTCGACACCGGCTGGGGTACGCGGACGTACTCCCTGGCCAAGGACGCCAAGTCCTGGACCCCGGGCGGCTACCTCTACGGCGCGGGCGGCGGCGTCTCGTCGCTGTTCAACCAGCCGTCGTACCAGCGCGGTGTCGTGGCCAAGCAGCTCTCGGGCGGCCGGGCCGTCCCCGACGTCGCGATGGACGCCGACCCGCAGACGGGCATGCTCGTCGGGCAGACCCAGAAGTTCAGCGACGGCACGTACTACTCGGAGTACCGCATCGGCGGCACCAGCCTCGCCAGCCCGCTGCTGGCCGGCATGACCGCGCTCGCGGTGCAGAACAACCAGGGCCGGGGCTTCGGTCTGCTCAACCCGGTGATCTACAAGCGCGGGTCGCTCGTCGACGACGTGCTGCCCGTGAAGTCGCCCGACTGGGGCGTCGTCCGGGTGAACTACAACAACAGCGAGAACGCCGACGACGGCCTGTCCTACATCGTGCGGACCTTCGGCCAGGACGCCTCGCTGCCGACCAGCAAGGGCTGGGACCAGGTGACGGGACGCGGTGTCCCGAACACCTCGTTCCTCAAGCTGACCACGCCCGCCCCGACCGCCGCAGCGGTGGCGAAGCGGTAG
- the glgX gene encoding glycogen debranching protein GlgX produces MTISLPVPGDTSMLGAHVVDGGTAFALWAPRATRVELALVHADRSQVNHEMHRSSDGVWHVVVAGVGAEQRYGYRVHGAWDPANGERFNPAKLLLDPYARAITGGVDYSGPILDHIDASDFVPSPEDSSGSVPLSVVVRDSPPPRPVATPVELSDSVIYELHVKGFTRLHPQVPEHLRGTYAGLAYPAVVAHLKSLGVTAVELLPVHQFVSEPFLISRGLSNYWGYNTLGFFAPHSAYGSVGTLGAQVDEFKQMVSALHDAGIEVILDVVYNHTGEGGHEGPTLSFRGLDHLGYYRLTADRRNDYDVTGCGNSVDTSEPGVLRLVLDSLRYWVTEMGVDGFRFDLVTTLLRDERHHVDQEHAFKQALRDDPVLSQVKMIAEPWDVGPYGYQVGAFGEGWSEWNDRFRNYVRDFWRGNTQGVAELGQRLVGSPDVFDHGNRPVGASVNYVTAHDGFTLRDLVTYDVKHNGGNGESNRDGTDDNRSWNCGVEGETDDAGILALRRRQTRNLMATLVLAAGVPMMVAGDELGRTQGGNNNAYCQDSPTSWVHWDTAQEWSGLTDLTRRLLALRAEHPVFRRTTFRHGEQLVDATNHPIGRRNLAWFGGGREEMTQEDWHDPHRRTLGVYLAHDAPNRDHDEAFLVWFHGGADEVHVALPDGGWADTYTVVAHTGEDHELTTEKIPAGTTLRIPGRTVVVLQVD; encoded by the coding sequence ATGACGATCTCGTTGCCCGTGCCCGGCGACACCTCCATGCTGGGCGCGCACGTCGTCGACGGGGGCACGGCCTTCGCGCTCTGGGCCCCGCGCGCGACCCGCGTCGAGCTCGCCCTCGTCCACGCGGACCGTTCCCAGGTCAACCACGAGATGCACCGGTCCTCCGACGGCGTGTGGCACGTCGTCGTCGCCGGGGTCGGCGCCGAGCAGCGCTACGGCTACCGGGTGCACGGCGCCTGGGACCCGGCCAACGGGGAGCGCTTCAACCCGGCCAAGCTGCTCCTGGACCCGTACGCCCGTGCGATCACCGGCGGTGTCGACTACTCCGGCCCGATCCTCGACCACATCGACGCCTCGGACTTCGTGCCGAGCCCGGAGGACTCCTCCGGCTCCGTGCCGCTCAGCGTCGTCGTCCGCGACTCGCCCCCGCCGCGCCCCGTCGCCACCCCGGTGGAGCTGAGCGACAGCGTGATCTACGAGCTGCACGTCAAGGGCTTCACCCGCCTGCACCCGCAGGTCCCCGAGCACCTGCGCGGCACGTACGCCGGCCTCGCCTACCCGGCCGTCGTCGCGCACCTGAAGTCCCTCGGGGTCACCGCCGTCGAGCTGCTGCCCGTGCACCAGTTCGTCTCCGAGCCGTTCCTCATCTCCCGCGGGCTGTCGAACTACTGGGGCTACAACACGCTCGGCTTCTTCGCCCCGCACTCCGCGTACGGGTCGGTGGGCACGCTCGGCGCGCAGGTCGACGAGTTCAAGCAGATGGTCTCGGCCCTGCACGACGCCGGCATCGAGGTCATCCTCGACGTCGTCTACAACCACACGGGCGAGGGCGGCCACGAGGGCCCGACGCTGTCGTTCCGCGGGCTGGACCACCTCGGCTACTACCGGCTGACCGCCGACCGGCGCAACGACTACGACGTGACCGGCTGCGGCAACTCGGTCGACACCTCCGAGCCCGGCGTGCTGCGGCTCGTGCTCGACTCGCTGCGCTACTGGGTCACCGAGATGGGCGTCGACGGCTTCCGCTTCGACCTCGTGACCACCCTGCTCCGCGACGAGCGCCACCACGTTGACCAGGAGCACGCGTTCAAGCAGGCGCTGCGCGACGACCCGGTCCTCAGCCAGGTCAAGATGATCGCGGAGCCCTGGGACGTCGGCCCGTACGGCTACCAGGTCGGTGCCTTCGGCGAGGGCTGGAGCGAGTGGAACGACCGCTTCCGCAACTACGTGCGCGACTTCTGGCGCGGCAACACCCAGGGGGTGGCCGAGCTCGGGCAGCGTCTGGTCGGCTCGCCCGACGTCTTCGACCACGGCAACCGGCCCGTCGGCGCGAGCGTCAACTACGTGACCGCGCACGACGGCTTCACCCTGCGCGACCTCGTGACGTACGACGTCAAGCACAACGGCGGCAACGGCGAGTCCAACCGCGACGGCACCGACGACAACCGTTCCTGGAACTGCGGCGTCGAGGGCGAGACCGACGACGCGGGCATCCTCGCGCTGCGGCGGCGCCAGACCAGGAACCTCATGGCGACGCTCGTGCTGGCCGCCGGCGTCCCGATGATGGTCGCCGGCGACGAGCTCGGCCGGACGCAGGGCGGCAACAACAACGCCTACTGCCAGGACTCCCCCACCTCGTGGGTGCACTGGGACACCGCCCAGGAGTGGTCCGGGCTGACCGACCTGACCCGGCGCCTGCTGGCCCTCCGGGCCGAGCACCCCGTGTTCCGCCGGACGACCTTCCGCCACGGCGAGCAGCTCGTCGACGCGACCAATCACCCGATCGGGCGCCGCAACCTCGCCTGGTTCGGCGGGGGCCGCGAGGAGATGACGCAGGAGGACTGGCACGACCCGCACCGCCGGACGCTCGGGGTCTACCTCGCCCACGACGCGCCCAACCGCGACCACGACGAGGCGTTCCTGGTCTGGTTCCACGGGGGCGCGGACGAGGTGCACGTGGCGCTGCCCGACGGGGGCTGGGCCGACACCTACACCGTCGTCGCGCACACCGGCGAGGACCACGAGCTGACGACCGAGAAGATCCCGGCCGGCACGACCCTGCGCATCCCCGGTCGTACGGTCGTGGTCCTGCAGGTCGACTGA
- a CDS encoding alpha/beta hydrolase: MNRRTRLLTSAGRRLPRPDPPPASYLRRVRREIPRPVARVVLGSVSRGIAITDHVLPTTPYAVPVRVYRPRRAVGPLPLLVNLHGGGFVFGNLGGADWLCGQLADRVGAVVVSVDYRLAPEHPAPTPYEDAWAATRWLLEHATTWGADPGRTVLVGESAGGNLGALVTLALRDRQRAEPGAPGLVGQVLLYPSTDLTMTSASATAMVDAPVLSKRAIDWYGRQYVPQGLPHSILPDDPRVSPLRAVDHTDLPPALVVAAGLDPLRDDALAYAAALQRAGVPVRTVLYPDAVHGFVSIPRFEPAAAQALDEAVTHAVSCLLAATVHPTAEPHPKG; the protein is encoded by the coding sequence GTGAACCGCCGCACCCGGCTCCTGACGTCCGCCGGCCGTCGACTGCCCCGCCCGGACCCGCCGCCCGCGTCCTACCTGCGCCGGGTCCGGCGCGAGATCCCGCGCCCGGTCGCCCGGGTGGTGCTCGGGTCCGTGTCGCGCGGCATCGCGATCACCGACCACGTCCTGCCGACCACCCCGTACGCGGTGCCCGTCCGCGTCTACCGCCCACGGCGCGCCGTCGGGCCACTCCCGCTCCTGGTCAACCTGCACGGCGGCGGGTTCGTGTTCGGCAACCTGGGCGGGGCCGACTGGCTGTGCGGCCAGCTGGCCGACCGGGTCGGCGCCGTCGTGGTGTCGGTCGACTACCGGCTCGCGCCCGAGCACCCCGCGCCGACGCCGTACGAGGACGCCTGGGCGGCCACCCGCTGGCTGCTCGAGCACGCGACGACCTGGGGCGCCGATCCCGGACGGACCGTCCTGGTCGGCGAGAGCGCGGGCGGCAACCTCGGTGCGCTCGTCACGCTGGCGCTGCGCGACCGTCAGCGCGCCGAACCCGGGGCTCCGGGACTCGTGGGCCAGGTCCTGCTCTACCCCTCGACCGACCTGACGATGACGTCCGCCTCCGCGACCGCGATGGTGGACGCGCCCGTGCTCTCGAAGCGGGCGATCGACTGGTACGGACGCCAGTACGTCCCTCAGGGCCTGCCGCACTCGATCCTGCCCGACGACCCCCGCGTCAGCCCGCTGCGCGCCGTCGACCACACCGACCTCCCGCCCGCGCTCGTCGTGGCCGCCGGGCTCGACCCGCTGCGAGACGACGCCCTGGCGTACGCGGCCGCGCTCCAGCGCGCGGGCGTGCCCGTCCGGACCGTGCTCTACCCCGACGCGGTGCACGGCTTCGTCTCGATCCCCCGCTTCGAGCCCGCCGCCGCCCAGGCGCTGGACGAGGCGGTCACGCACGCGGTGTCGTGCCTGCTCGCCGCGACGGTCCACCCCACCGCGGAGCCTCACCCCAAAGGGTGA
- a CDS encoding iron-containing redox enzyme family protein: MITVDADVPAPAVLPAPALPVAAPVRADPLLHDGPAPLPSPRGPVSAALLATLQRDATRSVDLRHFTWEAPPADACTDDDLQLALWLSYELHYRGLAGVDERWEWHPELLWARARWEDQLLAGLEAAVPRGGPAGATDPSTGDALDPVGDVVAGLTALAEADGEPSLSKFLMRSATAAQFAEFLTHRSLYHLKEADPHSWAIPRLSGAVKGALITIQADEYGGGVPSAMHAQLFRSLMAGWGLGTSYGHYLDRVPGVTLLGTNLISFFGLHRRWRGALVGHLTAFEMSSSVPNARYARGHRRLGGGEETARFFDEHVVADAVHEQIALHDLAAGLVRAEPALAGDVLFGARCAAYADTVVAQHVLGRWEAGLSSLRPTGEVTA; the protein is encoded by the coding sequence GTGATCACCGTCGACGCCGACGTCCCTGCCCCCGCTGTCCTCCCCGCCCCGGCCCTTCCGGTCGCGGCCCCCGTCCGGGCGGACCCGCTCCTGCACGACGGTCCCGCGCCGCTGCCCTCCCCCCGGGGACCGGTCTCGGCGGCCCTGCTCGCCACCCTCCAGCGCGACGCGACCCGTTCGGTCGACCTGCGCCACTTCACCTGGGAGGCGCCGCCCGCGGACGCCTGCACCGACGACGACCTGCAGCTGGCGCTCTGGCTGAGCTACGAGCTGCACTACCGCGGGCTGGCCGGCGTGGACGAGCGGTGGGAGTGGCACCCCGAGCTCCTCTGGGCCCGGGCGCGTTGGGAGGACCAGCTGCTGGCCGGCCTCGAGGCCGCAGTTCCGCGTGGCGGCCCCGCCGGGGCGACCGACCCCTCGACCGGGGACGCGCTCGACCCCGTCGGCGACGTCGTCGCCGGGCTCACCGCCCTGGCCGAGGCCGACGGCGAGCCGTCGCTGTCCAAGTTCCTGATGCGCAGCGCGACCGCGGCGCAGTTCGCCGAGTTCCTCACCCACCGCTCGCTCTACCACCTCAAGGAGGCCGACCCGCACAGCTGGGCCATCCCGCGGCTGAGCGGCGCGGTCAAGGGCGCGCTCATCACGATCCAGGCCGACGAGTACGGCGGCGGGGTCCCCTCGGCGATGCACGCCCAGCTGTTCCGGAGCCTGATGGCCGGCTGGGGCCTCGGGACCTCGTACGGGCACTACCTCGACCGGGTGCCCGGCGTGACGCTGCTGGGCACGAACCTCATCTCGTTCTTCGGGCTGCACCGCCGTTGGCGCGGCGCGCTCGTCGGGCACCTGACGGCGTTCGAGATGTCGTCGTCGGTCCCCAACGCCCGCTACGCTCGCGGCCACCGCCGCCTCGGTGGCGGCGAGGAGACGGCCCGGTTCTTCGACGAGCACGTCGTCGCCGACGCGGTGCACGAGCAGATCGCGCTGCACGACCTCGCCGCCGGCCTCGTCCGCGCCGAGCCGGCCCTCGCCGGGGACGTCCTCTTCGGCGCGCGCTGCGCCGCGTACGCCGACACGGTCGTCGCCCAGCACGTCCTCGGCCGCTGGGAGGCCGGGCTCAGCAGCCTGCGTCCGACGGGCGAGGTGACCGCGTGA
- a CDS encoding CDGSH iron-sulfur domain-containing protein, translated as MSAGSGDDVTVTICPDGPLLVRGPAQLRTVDGRTVEHDRTVLALCRCGRSRLKPLCDGSHRLSKFRDPATAEQLDHVLTNATPLPAEGSSAA; from the coding sequence GTGAGCGCCGGCTCGGGCGACGACGTCACCGTCACGATCTGCCCGGACGGGCCGCTGCTCGTCCGCGGCCCCGCTCAGCTGCGGACGGTCGACGGCCGCACCGTCGAGCACGACCGCACGGTCCTCGCCCTCTGCCGCTGCGGGCGTTCGCGTCTCAAGCCGCTCTGCGACGGCTCGCACCGGCTGAGCAAGTTCCGTGACCCGGCCACCGCCGAGCAGCTCGACCACGTCCTGACGAACGCCACCCCGCTGCCTGCGGAAGGTTCCTCGGCCGCCTGA
- a CDS encoding type IV toxin-antitoxin system AbiEi family antitoxin domain-containing protein, producing the protein MDPLLDLRLPYRDFFTRREALELGETDRSLSTALRAGRLVRLRHGVYAFAERLVGLQDEERHLLLARAAVAQQRGAVALAGPTAALQHGFAVFGHDLQVVHLARLDGGSARRETGIVHHRIGAAVSDGITSRNGLLTVSPEDAVWQVALLSSLEGGVVTADSALHQLPALVGPLARVVGRSPFHPHSRTARLALRLARREAESPGESLTRMACYRHGIPAPTLQHKVHDEVGRLLGVSDLYWEGCRLLGEFDGRIKYERLRKEGETATDVVTREKTREDGMRSTGRGMSRFIWSEVQPGSTARRMAKLRQELEQSRRLYVRVAS; encoded by the coding sequence GTGGACCCTCTCCTCGACCTCCGACTGCCCTACCGCGACTTCTTCACCCGGCGAGAAGCTCTCGAGCTGGGCGAGACCGACCGGTCGCTGAGCACCGCGCTCCGAGCCGGCAGGCTCGTCCGGCTCCGGCATGGCGTGTACGCGTTCGCCGAAAGACTGGTCGGCCTGCAGGACGAGGAGCGCCACCTCCTGCTCGCGCGGGCGGCGGTGGCGCAGCAACGCGGCGCGGTCGCTCTCGCCGGCCCGACCGCGGCCCTGCAGCACGGCTTCGCCGTCTTCGGCCACGACCTGCAGGTCGTCCACCTCGCGCGGCTCGACGGCGGTTCGGCTCGTCGCGAGACGGGGATCGTCCACCACCGGATCGGCGCGGCAGTCTCTGACGGGATCACGTCCCGCAACGGCCTGCTGACCGTCAGCCCCGAGGACGCCGTCTGGCAGGTGGCGCTCCTCTCCAGCCTCGAGGGCGGCGTGGTCACCGCGGACTCGGCGCTCCACCAGCTCCCCGCCCTGGTCGGCCCGCTCGCCCGGGTCGTCGGCCGTTCTCCGTTCCACCCGCACTCACGAACCGCGCGGCTCGCCCTCCGTCTGGCGCGGCGCGAGGCCGAGTCGCCGGGAGAGTCCCTGACCCGGATGGCCTGCTACCGCCACGGGATCCCGGCACCGACCCTGCAGCACAAGGTCCACGACGAGGTCGGCCGGCTTCTCGGCGTCTCGGACCTGTACTGGGAGGGCTGTCGCTTGCTGGGCGAGTTCGACGGCCGCATCAAGTACGAGCGCCTCCGCAAAGAGGGCGAGACGGCGACCGATGTCGTGACCAGGGAGAAGACCCGGGAGGACGGGATGCGGTCCACGGGGCGCGGCATGTCGCGCTTCATCTGGTCCGAGGTGCAGCCAGGTTCGACCGCGCGACGGATGGCCAAGCTCCGCCAGGAGCTGGAGCAGTCGCGCCGTCTGTACGTCCGCGTCGCGAGCTGA